GGGAGATAGCAATGATTCTCGCCCTGACCTATGACCGCGGCCCAATTCTCGTTCTGTCGACTGTCGACGATATCGAAACGGCTTTTCGGATTGGGGCGGAGTTCCGCAGGTTCGTGGACACTTGTACGGGGAGCTGCGTACTTCCCCTGTATGTGTGCCTATCGGCACTCGACCAAGACTTGGTTTACCCGACTTCCAACAGCGCGCGTGACCAACAGGATATTCGAGAGAAGGATGAACTCAGGGTCATCTTTCGGAACGCACTTCTTGGGAAGAATGCTCATGAAGAATCGCAGGATGGTGTATCCAATCGATTATTTTGTATCCGAATGGATAACGGTGAGCTCTTCGAAGCAAACACAAAGCTCAACGACCAAGGTGAGGCAACAATAATTGGACAACGATTACTTGCTGTTACACCTGTGAGCATCTATCAAGTCGAAAACTGATTTGCGTGTCGATCGGACACTTGACGTCCTGAATTGTCGGAGCTCACCAAACTTCTCGACTGGTCACACAATGTCTACGCCGTCGGCCGCAAAATTTGTTCAGCCAGCCGTGGTGATATCATCAGCGGAACGTTTACCAAAGACTTCATCGTGGCCGATCATCAGGGCAACGTGCGCAACGTCTTCAACTACGATGCGCAGCAGTTCGTAGGTCCGAACCCCCGCGGTTCGGACTCTCCGTATTTGACGATAAGCGGGAGTTGTTTCCTTGGACTGGTCACGCAGAATTTGGAATACGAAGTTTGGGGCGTATTCGTGTACAGAGCAGCACGACCCCGGAGTTCACGTTCACCGGTCAGCAGTGGGGCGACGATCTGGGCATCAACTTAACAGGTTCAGCTCCGATCGGGGAATGAGGAACAGATGAAATCAAGATTGGCAAGGTTTGTGATATTTGGCTTAGCCGTTGTCCTGATTGTGGTGTACGTGGTCAATAACTGCGGACCAGCATCATCTGTCACAAGAGCCCGAGAGGTTGCCGAGTGGGAGTTTGATTACTTCTGTCGGGATGCTCATATTCCCCGCGAGGTCTTTCGTGGTCCTGAGTTGAACCTGTCATACCCCGATAAACTGGCGTTTGATTGGGTGACCGTAAACCATGAAATCGATTCCATTGTGATTACGATAGTTGTTCACAAAGGGTTATTTAGCTCACCAACTACGACTGGTCGCGGAGATTGGCGGTTGCTCCCCTACGGTGTAACAGGGCGATCACCGCAGCAAATTCATGATTCGTCCCTATTCCTGAAGGATTCGCTGGCATATCAGGACAGTATCGTCAGACTGACCGGCCAACCTGGTGAGTTTCCGGCAGAGAGAAAGAGATAGCCCGTAGTTCGGGTTTCCAGCGTTGCTGTCACTCTCGCTCGCGCACGCTCTTAAATGCGCGAAACCCGACTGGTCAACTACCGTTCCCGCGGCGCCGCAAAAAACACCGCTGGATCATCCGTCACCACCTCATCCAGCGTGCTCGTCCCCGGCGCGGGACTCTCCGCCTTGGTCGACGTCTGCTTGCCTGGATCGTAGTCCGTCGGATTCAGTGAGATGTAATACCGCGTTCCCGGCCACGATTCGTATCCATACGCGCTCACCTGCGGACACTCGAAACGGAAGAGATTCTTCGCCATGTAATTCATGTAATCCACCGGATTCTGCCGCTGACCGTTCCAGTTGATCTCTTCCGGCAGGACCAACGAATCGCCGCCGGCCATGGCCGTGCGGATTTCCCAGGGACTCAGGATCACACCCGCCGTGTTCGTGAAGTACGCATCATTCGTCGGATCCATGTACAACCATTTCCGCAGCGAGTCCGACCACACCATGTTCACCACATGGCAGTCCTGGTCGTTGATGTCGAACGGCAGACAGGTCAGATGCCGCGACTGGAAACCCATCGCCAGGTAGCACTCGTTCAGCACCGTGGCCAGCATCCGGCAATTCATCCCCCAGTTCTCCCGGTCAGCGACCGCGATGATATTGACCGCGTTGCGGGGATTCGGAAGCGGGTTTGGCGTATTGCCGTCGTGGCGAATCCGCGTATGCACCCAGTGCATCAGGTCGATGATCCGTTCCACCTCACTGCCGTTGCCGGCAACCGCATCGAGATCGAACGACTTTCGCAATGCGACCAGATTCGTGTCCGTCAGTTGCGCGTATGAGAATTCCCGCTTCTCCTTGAGAGTGCTCTGCGCCCGCATCGGATAGTTCTTCAGCAGTTCGAACTTCAATGTGTCGCGTTGCGGCTCGACAAAGGTGATGATTTCTTCGAGCGTCGTCCCGGTACCCTCGATGAAGATGCGCACCGGCTTGGAATTCGGCTTCACCGTCAGCGAGTCAACGGCCGACACAAAGATCGCGTCCGCCGAAAAATCGAGCTGGGTCGAGTCCGGACTCGTTAGTTGTGCTAACTTGACCTCCAGATGCGTGGTGCCGAAGATGAAGGTGAACTGGTCGTTAGTTGCCTTGAACCGGTACTCATTCGAATACCGCACCGGATCAACGGTTACCTTTTCCGCTCCCCACGCAGATGCGCACATCACTGCCATGAATGCCACTACCCAAGTTCGTTTCATTATCCTTCCTCAATTCTGCTGTTTCCGCCGCCCAAGTTACACCCTGCTTACGGCTCCTTCAAGCCAATGTTCTTTCGCCCGTATGCTGATATTCAAAGCCGCCCGAGTTCCGGATGGTGCCACCTGTTGCGTCAGGTCTTCTCGCGAGGGATGGATCGAGCCCGCCTTGCCGACGGCTACACTTTCATCATCACACCGCCCGCCACAAGCCCACGTCTTGAGCCCCTGAAGCGGGCTCGAGACGGGGTGTGTCCTTCGCCATGCTGCACCGCTCACGTGCGACTCACGCTCCCTGCGATCCTGACGTCCGACCACTTCTCGCGTCACGGGCGGGGACAAGCCCCTCCCCTACGCCTTCGCCCCTCGCCCTCTGGGAGAGAGATCAGGGGTGAGGGTGTCATTGCGAGGAGCGAACGAATCTCTATCCTGCCGGCAACTTCAACCGCGACGAAGCAATCTGATTCCGTAGGTCAGGATCCCTGCGATCCTGACGTGATTCCACCACTCGAAACACGGGCAGATAAAAGCTTTGCCCCTCTCCCTCTGGGAGAGGGGTCGGGGGTGAGGGTCCTGTCTATCCAGCGCTATCGTCTTCTATAGCCCATCATACTTTGGCCCGCCGCCGCCTTCCGGAACCACCCACGTGATAATCGCGTACGGATCGGCGATGTCGCAGGTCTTGCAGTGCACGCAGTTCGAGGCATTGATCTTCAGCCGCTTCCCGCCGTCGTGTTCCTCCATCTCATACACCTGCGCCGGACAAAAATACTGGCACGGATTACCGTACTCCTCGACACATGTGGTCGCGCAGATGTTCAGATCAGACACGTGCAGATGCGCCGGCTGGTCTTCGTCGTGATTCGTGCCGGAGTAATACACCGAATCGAGCTTGTTGAAGATGACCTTGCCGTCCGGCTTCGGCCGCCACTGCTCCGGCTTCGGTCGCTGCGTGCCGAAATACTCCCCCGTCTTGCGCATGCTGAGATGATCCTCGCTCGCGTCCGGACGCACGCCGAATCCCCGGAAGACATGCTCAAGCACGAATCCGGGCGCCGACCAGACACCGCGCTCGAACATGAAATGGAAATTCCGCTGCCCGTACATTTCGCTGTAAATATAGGAACTCCGCCACTTGCGGTCGAACGCCGCCAGCTTTGCCTCCGAGGTATCCCCGGCTTTCAGCGCCTCGAAAATCGTCTCCGCCGCCAACATCCCCGATTTCATCGCCAGATGAATCCCCTTGAGCCGCGCCGGATTCAGAAACGCGCTGCTGTCGCCGACGATCAAGAATCCATCGCCATAATTCTTCGGAATCGACCAATACCCGCCCTCCGGAATCGCTTTCGCGCCGTAGCGCACCATCTTGCCCGGCGCCAGCAGCCTCGCGATATGCGGATGCTGCTTCATTTTCGAGAACAACGCCTGCGGCTCGGTGAACGGGTTGCGATAATTCAGTCCCACCACCAACCCGATCGACATCAACATATCCGATAGATTATAGATGAACCCGCCGCCGAAAGTCTGCGTGTCGAGCGGATAACCCATCGTGTGAATCACCTGCCCCGGTTTCAATGTCCCCGTCGGAAACTCCCACAACTCTTTCACCCCCGTCGTGTAGTTCTGCGGATTGCGATCGGCGTCAAGACGGTTATTCGCAATCAACTTTTTCGTCAGTGACCCGCGCACCCCCTCGCCCAGCACCGTCACCTTCGCCTTCAGATTCATCCCCGGCTCAAACGCGGCTTTGCGTTCACCTTCCTTGTTGATCCCCTTGTCGTCGGTTTGCACTCCGACGACTTTCGCGCCGTCCATCAACAGCTCGGCACCGGCTGTTCCGGGGAAGATTTGGCACCCGCGCGCTTCCAGTTGCGCCCCCATCCAGGTTGTCAGTTCATTGAGCGAAATGATATAGCACCCGTGATGATGCATCGACTTCGGCACCCACGGCACTGCGAACTTGCCGCCCTTCGTCAGATACAGCATGCTGTCGCCCGTCACCTTCGTCTTAACCGGCGACCCCAGTTCCTGATGATTCGGGACCAACTCGGCAAGTGCCACCGGATCCAGCACCGCACCCGAGATCGAGTGCGCGCCCACGTGCGAGCCCTTCTCGATCACCATGATCACCGCTTCCCCCAAGCTTCCGCCGGCCGCCGTATCCTGCTCGATCAAGTCCATCAGCCGCCAGGCGCAGGCCAGATTCGCCGGCCCGGCCCCGACCAGCAACACGTCAACTTCCATCTCTTCGCGGATGATTTCTTCGCTCATTGCCTTGCCTCTATCATCATCAAGTCAAATTCATTGCCACAAACTTTGTCCCCCATGATAACCGCCAATCCGCATCAGCGACAGGAAAAACCGAGCCGCGCCGCTCCGACTTTGCCGCTTGACTTGCCCCCGACCGCCGCTATAATTGCCCTTGCAGCTTCGTCGGGGTGTGGCGCAGCCTGGTAGCGCGCTTGCTTTGGGAGCAAGATGTCGTAGGTTCAAATCCTATCACCCCGACCATAACCGTCGGTTCTGCCTTTAAAATAGCCCATTCTGTCGCTCCTCCCGACAATAACTGGACAGAATACTCCCGCTTTTCTAAGTCGTTGCAACTTATGCGCGTGGTGTGACTCCGTACTGCCAGCATCGCCGTTCTTGTCGATTTTACTGACACTGAAACGCTTGGGAACTCACTTCGTTGCTCTAACTCCTTGCACGTCAAAGCCTGCAAATTGGGCACTCAAATTGCATAGAAGGAAGCGGTTGTACTATGCTATCTACTTTTTGGGAGATACTTCAGATGAAAACCCTGCTACTGATCGCCACTGCCACTGTCCTCCTGCTGTGCGGTCCCGCCTTCGCCGTCAACTGGAATTACTATGATTTCGGCGCGACCGAATTCGATGAACACAATAACACCTCGGAAATCAGCTACCCGAGCGGCATCGGCTACCTGCCCTCACCGGGAACACTCGGCGGCGGCGGTGAAGCCTACGATCTGGAGGGCCTTAACTGCTTCATCAGCGATTCTAAGTTTTACATCTCGCTGACCAAGTCCTTCAATCTCTCTGC
This is a stretch of genomic DNA from Candidatus Zixiibacteriota bacterium. It encodes these proteins:
- a CDS encoding electron transfer flavoprotein-ubiquinone oxidoreductase, encoding MSEEIIREEMEVDVLLVGAGPANLACAWRLMDLIEQDTAAGGSLGEAVIMVIEKGSHVGAHSISGAVLDPVALAELVPNHQELGSPVKTKVTGDSMLYLTKGGKFAVPWVPKSMHHHGCYIISLNELTTWMGAQLEARGCQIFPGTAGAELLMDGAKVVGVQTDDKGINKEGERKAAFEPGMNLKAKVTVLGEGVRGSLTKKLIANNRLDADRNPQNYTTGVKELWEFPTGTLKPGQVIHTMGYPLDTQTFGGGFIYNLSDMLMSIGLVVGLNYRNPFTEPQALFSKMKQHPHIARLLAPGKMVRYGAKAIPEGGYWSIPKNYGDGFLIVGDSSAFLNPARLKGIHLAMKSGMLAAETIFEALKAGDTSEAKLAAFDRKWRSSYIYSEMYGQRNFHFMFERGVWSAPGFVLEHVFRGFGVRPDASEDHLSMRKTGEYFGTQRPKPEQWRPKPDGKVIFNKLDSVYYSGTNHDEDQPAHLHVSDLNICATTCVEEYGNPCQYFCPAQVYEMEEHDGGKRLKINASNCVHCKTCDIADPYAIITWVVPEGGGGPKYDGL